The window AAACACAAATTGAATCAAAAGGAATGGCGTTGAAAACAAAACAGCATATGTACGGTAATTTACGAGCGTTGTTAAATTATGCGGTCAAAATGCAGTACATCAATCAGAATTTATTGTTGATTGTCGGCAATTTCAAAGATGCAATGTACACGAAACAGGAAGTTGATTTTTACACGTCGGACGAATTTTTGCAGTTTATTGAAGTTGCGAAAGCACAAGCAATAAAACACGAGCGAGAAAATCACGATTGGTCGGAGTATGAGTATTATGTATTTTTCAATATTGCGTTTTATTGTGGTTTGCGAAAAAGTGAAATTCATGGGTTGCAATGGAGTGATATTTGTGGTAATATGTTAAGTGTTCGGCGTTCGATTCAACAGAAAATCAAAAATGTTGATATTGTGCAACCCCCTAAAACAAAATCGTCATATCGTACAATGCAAATGCCACAAGCATTGATTGACATTTTGAACGAACACAAGAAACGCAAACAGCAATTACACAATTTCAGCGATGACAATTTCATTTTAGGCGTTGAGCGTTCATTGCGTAATAGTTCAGTTGCAAATCGAAATAGTTTATATGCGGAATTGGCACAGTTAAAGCACATACGCATACATGATTTCAGACATTCTCATGCTTCTGTTTTATGCAATGCAAATGTGAATATTCAGCAAGTTTCAAAACGAATGGGTCATGCACGAGTTGAGGAAACACGGAACACATATTCGCACTTATATCCTCGTGATGTTGAAATTGCCGTTGATGTATTTAACAAAATCGACAATGCGAACAAGCGTCCTCGATTGTACGAAATCGCATGACGAAACGTAACACATTTTTAACACAATATTGTGAAATTGTTGCGAATATCAAAATATTGCGAAATAGGCAAAATGCGTGAACACATTGATATGAATAGGTTATAATAGGTTTGGGTGATTGGCGAATATATTAAAATTGTTTGCAAATTCGACCTGTCACCTCGACCATTAGTCTTAATGAGTCTGTATCCCTAGTTACCTCTGTTGCCAACAAAAGCGTTCTTATCAGCATATTAAACGCTGATAAGAACGCTTTTGTTTTACTATTATTGCAGACAAATTTTAACAGTAGATACCCAAAAACTTGATAACCTAATTATGTTTTGTTGCCTGCCTTTAGTGCGCGCGCTAAAATTTCATTGCACACAAATACAAGAACAACAAAAGCCAAGCCCAAAGGGAAAAGCGCCTCATAAGAGATAAAATGCATGATTTGGCTGGTCATAAAGAATAACACTGCTATCCCGGCACCAAAAGCCGCAAGTTCATACCCTACAATTTTAGACACAGTGTGGGGTGCAAATCGATTGGATGTATCACTGACCAAGGTTGGAAGCATCGGGCCTAGTCCAAGCCCTGCCAAAGCCA of the Oscillospiraceae bacterium genome contains:
- a CDS encoding site-specific integrase, whose translation is MSIKKITGKSKDGLQKYHVRVNFMCNRTGKYKQFTKIAYGLENAKELEIQLQKQKNEHDIDSKMTIQQLFDEYMAKKRFEIRESTWDTHKRQYENHVQSILGNIRISKLTTQILQDWKTQIESKGMALKTKQHMYGNLRALLNYAVKMQYINQNLLLIVGNFKDAMYTKQEVDFYTSDEFLQFIEVAKAQAIKHERENHDWSEYEYYVFFNIAFYCGLRKSEIHGLQWSDICGNMLSVRRSIQQKIKNVDIVQPPKTKSSYRTMQMPQALIDILNEHKKRKQQLHNFSDDNFILGVERSLRNSSVANRNSLYAELAQLKHIRIHDFRHSHASVLCNANVNIQQVSKRMGHARVEETRNTYSHLYPRDVEIAVDVFNKIDNANKRPRLYEIA